TTTCAGCTGTGCATGGTGACATCCCGAATGTTTGAGTCCCTCTGGATGGGGGACAGGGAAGAGACCCCAGAGCCCGCTCCCACCACAGTGCCCCAGAGCTGGTCAGCTGCCATCGCCTCGCCCACCAGCAGCAAGATTCAGCCACCATGCTACCCTCTCCTACTGACCACGAGCCGAAGAACACTGCCTGGGGCTTTGAGCTTTGTGGAAACAACCGACCAAACCAGCAGAAATCCACCTTAAGTCAATGTGGGCTCCCAAAGGGCTCAAGTTCAGGCTTACGGGTGGGGTGGGGTCGGGAGTGGGCATTCACACTGATAGTCCATCTCTCAGTGGTACCTGGACCACAAGCACAGCAAGCTCGTGGTTAGTTCAGGAATGTGGACTGGCCACGCCCCTGCCGTCAGCCCTGGACCCCCTATACGCTTGTTCTTACCACAGTGCAACACAATACATGTGTAATTGCACAAACATGTATGTATTTACATGCATGTgttggaatcgaatcgacggCACTAGGGTTCTAGGTTTATGGTGTTTGTGTATCCGACTCCTCTACTAAGCTTTAAGCTGAGGACTGAGGTGGCACACTCCAGAGCCAATCGCAGACACCGACAGTAGGTATTCAGTAAGCAATGAATGgaagtgatcttgggcaagtcattccTTTCccggctcagtttcctcatcttcaaaCTGAGGGGCTCAGACCCAGTGGGTGATGCATTGAAGGGTTGCCCATATACTCCGCAAGCATCAGTGGTGCCCGGGTGGCGGCACAATCTGCTTACCACCAGCTTGCTCTTATcatgcccccccccccatttgGAATATTTTGTCTACCGTGTGTTAGCatagtggttctcaaccctggctggcTCTAATGCTCCTGGCTCAGGCACAGTGTCTGCTGGGTGGTGAGTCTTCCCGGGTGGCACGGGGTCGTTTTCTGACCCCGGGGGTTGTGGAGCCACAGGAAGGGGCTCTGGCCTGCATGGCCCCTTTTGCTTCAGAACTCTGTTTTGGTCTGGGCGCCCTCACCTCCTGCTGTTCTGTCTTTTTGTTCCAGAGTATGTCTGACTGTGGTGTGGGGGTCCAGAGGCCTTCCCTCAAGCACCCAGGCATATCTTCAGGAGCAGCTTGTTTCTGCTTTCCTGGAGGACATGGGCAAAGCTCTCGGAGGCTCTTGGACTGCCCAGTGCCTAGAAGATGCAAACAAACCCTGTCTGAACAGAAGTCTGTTTTACTTTCGGAAAGCTCAGTTGAAGCAGTCAGCTCAGGAGGATCGGGGACTGAATGCCACTAGAACCAATTGGACCAGCATGAGTGGGGGCAGGGGTCCCCCAGAGTGCAGTGTTAACCTCTCAGCAGCTTCCCTGGTGAGCTGGGTCAAATGCTTAACCCTCGTCCTCCCAGGAGAGCCGTCTGTGCCCCAGACTAATTCATTCTGCAGGATCCTGCAGGTAGCAGTGTCATCTGGCTTCCTAGGGGTAAAGTCAGACCTGCTGCCTCCCAGGGCTGAGTTGAAACCACCCTCTCCCTGTCCAAACCCAAACACTGCCGTGAAGATGACCCTATGGCCCAGGAAATGGCTCACCTGGGTCTGGTGACCTTGGCAGCTCTGCCTTCCGGCTCAGTTTTGCCCCACCATCCTCTTAGTGCCAACTACCTGGAGAAAGCAGGCGGTTGGGGTGGAGGTGAAGTGCTCAGTCTGGACCTCCTCCGACCTctccaatctcttctccatttatggTCCAGAATGAGTCTCTTAAGAGGTAAATCCGGGCATGTCCCTCCTCTGCTTAAACTCGCCAGTGCTGTCTCCAATCACACTCGATCTGTCCCCTCCGGCTTCGGCCTCTGACCTCATGTCCCGCCATCTTCCCCAGCCCACCCTCCAGCCACAATGACCTTACTTGAATACTTTTCGGAATGCCCTTCCTCTTATCTTTGTCCTTGCCGCCCAGATCTCAGCTCAGACGCCTCTCCTGCTACGAGGCCCTCCCTGACCACGGGATCTAAATAAAGTAAACGATGATCACTGTGGCAGGGCCTTGTCTTAATTGCCCCACACAGCACTTAGTACTTCTCAGCCTATTCTAGTATAttatcttccctccctcctcctcccagaaTGCACGCCCCCCCCCCGAGGGCAGGGGCCTCGGCTGCCTGGTTCCCTGCAGGACCTCCCGTGCTGGGTACACAGTTGTTGAATGAGAGGCTGAGTGGCTGTGAGTGGGGACGTAAACCGCTGCGTGGGTGCGCGCTCCAGGCCCGGGACCGCTCACGGCCGCGCGCGCGGGCTGGATCTCATTTCGGGTTCCGGGGAAGAGACGCCCCCCTTGGCCAGGCTAGCTGCACACGCGCCTCAGTGCGCTTCGGGGATGTGAAGATAATGAGCCATTACAGGCTGTGGGAGGGCCAGGTCCCCGCGAGGctgcggtggagaggtggttTTGGGATCAGCTTAGCGCTCCTCGACCCCGGCGTTAAGGCCCCGGTGGGAGTCACCCTTCTCTGTGGTCTCCGGCTCGCGAGCCTCATATGGCCCGCGAGTCCTGGGCACGAGCggccgggtgggcgggggagCGGGGTTGTGAGCGCCCGGAGCGGGGGCACTTTCCGGGGCCTCTCCCATCGGGACAGGGACTAGGGCAAGGCCGTGCTCCGGGTCTCGGCTGGCAGGTCCCGGCCCTCGCGGTGTTCAGACGCCGCAGCACAGTCCCGCGCACGGAGTGGACAAGCAGCCCGGCCGCGCGCTCCGGCGGGGACGGGGTGGAGGCGGTGACGGAGGAGACCGGGGGCAGGGAAGGGGACAAAGAGCGGCCTAGCCGCCGGGGAGGACGACCCCCATGTCAGAGTCCCATTGTTTGTCATATCTCATACCTCGCTGAACTCTGGTGCCcccgggaaggggaaggggacATTTCGCCCGGACCCTGGGTATTTGCTTATTGGGGCGGAGGCAAGAGGGTGCGCGGCCAGGGAGGGGGCTCGGCGCCCACTGCCGCGCGTTCCCTTTAAGGGCGGCCTTGCCCCACCTTTCCCATCGCCCCCTCCCCGCAGCCCTACCtgcattttaaaagcacccagcaGCTCGGGGATTGGCCGCGACCGCGTCCTCCGGGCGCAGAAACTTGAACCGCCGGGGGGGTGGGGTTGGAAGCCCAGTGGGTGGACTGTACCATCTCCGCGGCttcccccgcgcgcgccccgccCCCCCACACACCCCCAGAGCGGCCCAATCCGACAGGTAGCGGGGCGGGACCAGGGCGCGAACGCGCCTCTGGCCGGGCGCCGGCCGGGCGGGCGCACTGCGCGGGGGGACGGTGGGGGCCGACGCTCGGCCCGCCCCTGGCTTCCCTGGAGGCGGGGCCGGTTGGGCGCCCCGCCCCTCCCCGCCCGGAGTGGGCGGGGCGCTCGGGCTCCGGGAGCTGGGCCGGGGGCGGGCCTCGGCTGCTTCGCTCGATCGGGAGGGTGCCCGGCTCGGCAGCGGACGCTCAGCCACCACGCTCTCGGAAGCCCCGGCGCGCGGGCTCCAGCGGCCCGGGCGGCGCTGCGTGAGGGCGCAAGGCGGCGCGGGGCGGGCCTCACACGACCCCCGCCCGCCCCCGGCCCGCGCGACCGGGCCCAGCGCAGCTTCGGCGCGGGGAGCGGCGCCCGGCGAGGCCGGCGGCCGCGGGCGGACGATGCCGCGGTGACGGCCCCGCCATGGCCAAgcccccggcggcggcggcgacggcggcCGAGGAGCTGAGCCAGGTGCCGGACGAGGAGCTGCTGCGCTGGAGCAAGGAGGAGCTGGCGCGGCGGCTGCGGCGCGCCGAGGGCGAGAAGGTGGGCCTCATGCTGGAGCACGGCGGCCTGATGCGCGACGTGAACCGGCGGCTGCAGCAACACCTGCTGGAGATCCGCGGCCTCAAGGACGTGAACCAGCGGCTGCAGGACGACAACCAGGAGCTGCGCGAGCTCTGCTGCTTCCTCGACGACGACCGGCAGAAGGGGCGCAAGCTGGCGCGCGAGTGGCAGCGCTTCGGGCGCCACGCGGCCGGCGCCGTGTGGCACGAGGTGGCCCGCTCGCAGCAGAAGCTGCGCGAGCTCGAGGCGCGCCAGGAGGCCCTGCTGCGCGAGAACCTGGAGCTCAaggagctgctgctgctggtggacGAGGAGCGCGCGGCTCTGGCGGCCGGCgctggcggcggcggcgcgggctCCCGCAGCTCTATCGACAGCCAGGCCAGTCTGAGCGGGCCGCTCGCCGGCGGCACTGCGGGCGCGGGGGCCCGCGACGTGGGCGACGGCAGCAGCACGTCGAGCGCCGGCAGCGGCGGCAGCCCAGACCACCACCACCAcgcgccgccgccgctgctgccTCCGGGGCCACACAAGGCCCCCGACGGCCAGGCGGGAGCCACGCGCAGGTCCCTGGACGACCTGTCCGCGCCGCTGCACCACCGCAGCATCCCCAACGGTCTGCACGGTAAGGACAGCGGGGCAGGGCCACGCGGGTCCCccgggctggggctggggcctccaGCCGCCGCGCCCATGCCGAGGGGCAACCGTTACTCCAGGTCTGGGCGGTGAGAGGAGGTAGCCTCGGACCTCTCCTCAGCTGGCATAGGACCCGGGCAGGTGGGATCCGCCCCCACCCGCAGGGAGGCTCTGGGTGGTGGGTGGTGACCGGGTCAAGTGAAAGGGAGTGTCCATCCACGCAGCTCAGAACCCGCAGCCGGGACCCACTAGACCCCAGCAAAGTTCGGGTCCTGCGGAGTTGGCAGTTGGTTAGCGTCGGGCACTGCGGGATGGGCGGGGGCGCCTCTTCTCCGCGGGTCTTCCTCGGGATCCCTGCCGCCACTGGGAAGTTCTAAGGCTTGGAGGTAGCCGGACTGGAGGATCCAGGACTCTCCGCCTGGTTCACTGCAAGCCCTGCACTTCCCAGGTTCAGGATGTTCCTGAATGGAGGCTCTAAGACTCACATGTCCCCTTTTTCCCTCctagtgcctcagtttctttatctgtacagTGGAGATGGTGATCCCAGGGCTTAGGGTGGAGTTTGTAAACTGTTGAGCACCGTTCAGGAAGTGCCATGGCCATCTGTGGCCAGGGTGTGGGCTGGAGGACCTTTGGCCTCAGGAAGGCTCAGCTACTGTCCTCCACacctgtgtgcacacacacgtgcCCAGTGCAGAGGGTGCCCCAAGCCTGGATCTGGATCCGAGCAGCCTGCACCTTCTTCCCCGGGCTGGGCAGTGGCTGTCCTGCAGCTTCTCTGCCTGCCCGCCGGCTGCTGCCTGGCACCCCTCCTGccggtgtgtgtgtgaggggccCTCCCTGTTCTTCCACATTTTTGGTGGCTTGGCTTCCAGTTCTGGTGGTGGTCCTCACTGCTGCCTAAACTATGTGCCTGAAGGTGGAGATTAAACAGCCTTTTCTGGTTTTCTTTCAGGGCGTTCCTagttgggaaaaaaatgtatctagGCCTTGCATGACTGCTCTTCCCTGAAGTGGCATCCTGGGTGGAAGAGGGATGCTTTCTCTTTGGTTTGGTGGCCAAGTGTTGGTGGGAGCTGTGCCCATGGGGGTGGGTAGGATGCAGCATAGTTTTTCCTTTATTTACTATCCTGGGCCTGTGAGTTGAGGGCAGGACTGGGTTTGGAAGGATATTCTGTTACTGATTTACaactctggtttctctttgtaacTCTGTACCCTCAGTGCTCCCCACCAGGCTCCTTAAGGCCAGTGGGAGTTGCTCAAAGTTGGATGGTTTCATTTGTTGGGGAATGCGCCCTGCTGTTTAGTGAGGAGTTGCAGCCCCAGCCTCTCTGGTCTCATCTTCCTGGGGTCTTGGGGGGCTCaattttctgggcctcagtttctccaaggGCAGTTTGAAAGAGGGGAGTGCTACAGTCCTATGGCTGGGAAATGGAATGCTAGGTTTCTGGTTTTGAGCTGCGTCAGCGCTGACGCTTGGCCAGGGTGACTCTCTGCAGGGGGCGGAAGTGCTTGGGTGTCGTAGTGTGTTTGCAGGACCGGTGCTGTCAGTGTTTGGACAAGGAGACGTGGACGAGTGTCTGGCTCAGTGTTTCTGTTGCAGCAGTGAGTAATGAATGTATGAACAGAGGGCTGGGCGGGAGCTGGGGTTTTCCACCCcactggtgggtgggtggggagtTGAGGTATACGGTTTCCCGTGGAATTCATACACCCGTAAGTCCCAGGGATACTCAGAGCTGGACTACCACAGATTTTGTGGCAACAAAGCTTTGTTGGGTGATGAAATGAAAATCTAGCGTTATTATCACAATGTTCAGTTACTGGCAGGACTGCTCTTGTTTAGTTTTGTCTGTCAAAGTCATGTGTGGCCTTGAGATGTCTTCCCAACCAGTGAACAGGATGGCCGGGAACAAGTAAAGGCCCTCCTTTTAGAATCTGGGCTTTTCTGCCCTGGGACCCGTAGTTGGGGGCTGTGTGAGACCCGTCTTGACATAAGAAGAGACAGGGAGCCTCAGGGTGGTGGCAAAAGTGGAGTCAGGCACTGGACTTGTGCTGCGGACTTGGTCTCAGTTCATCCTCACAGAACCCCTGGAAGcaatgttatccccattttacaggcaagCAAGTGGAGGCTCAGAGCGGTTCAGAGAGTTGCCCAGGAAGACAGCTAGGATAGGAAGTGTCTGTCCTGGGCGAGGTCACCACTGCTGTCATCTTACTGCTCAGGCCACGTGCTGGCTGGCATCCGTGACTTGTTGTCATTTTTGTTGTAACTATTAATGAGCAGACGCTGATGACTCCCTCTTCCTGGGTCCTGACCCAGGTTTGCCCTCGTTCTCTGATCCTGGCAGGTGtcatttccttatctgtgaaccAGGGAGTGGATGGTTTGATAACCCCATTACCCAGAAGGGTCGACGGGCTTGGGTTTGAATCTCGGCTGCCCCACTTATCAAGGGCAAGTTACGTAACCTCGCCGagcccctctctgtgcctcttctGTAAAGTGGGGTGAAGTCCCAGGTGCTACCTTCATCCCCACGAAGCCACGTGCACAGGACCACACACAGTAGGTCTCAGAGATGTTAGAATCTGGTTCGTGACTCTTTCTCCCAGGCTTCTGCTGACCCCTGCGGGCTTGCCCAACAAACTTCGATTTCTTTTCAAAACTCTGCTTGCTGCCTAAGAGACAGCTCACCTGGATGTTCACAGCCAAGCGCCTGGCTGCACCTATTGTGGAGCCGGGCAGAGGGGCAGCCTGTGGCTCTCCCTGGGGAGAAGAGTGACACCCGATGGAAGATGGCTGTGCTGGGCAGTGGCCCCTCAGTGTTCCGGGCAGGCCTGGTGGGGCCTGTGCGTGCATATGCAAGTGACAGGGGTCTGCTTGGCTGGCagcagaggtgtgtgtgtgtgtgggggggaacCTCCTGGCTTTAATCACATGTGGCCCATTGAGGCCCGAGCCCCAGGCACCAGAAAGTCAGATTTTCACTCTTCAACTCATAAAATTTTCAAGCAAAATAATTTGCAGGTGTTTCTCCTCTCAATACCACCTGCCACCTAGCCTCTCCCCCAGTACTACCTCCCTCTCCCCACACTctctgtccccccaccccccaccctatGGCCCACTCCCTTTAGCTAAACTAGAGAAACTGGACCTCCAGCAATCCTAGGAATGGGCCCTATTTACTTTTAGAAGTTTGAATTAAAATTTTGAGCTTCTCAAATCTAGACAGGTTTATCCTCCTGCTTGTGTTTTTGTTGGTTTAAAAGGGAGGCTGGAGCAGGAGTGGTCTGGGCCCTTTTTAAAAAGACAGAGTGCCAGCCCTGAATAGGCCTTTTATGTCTGGCCCTCACTCAGCACGCTGGGCATGACAGGCTAATAGGGCCGCTTTTCCAAAACCTAGCCAGGCGGGAGcaaaggtcagtgaaaaggatGGGGCGGGCTAGATAAGCCTTTCCCCCTCTCCAACCTGACCGTGTTGGGATCCATCAACGGCATTGGGTGCTGGGCCTGTAAACTAGGGCAGGGCCTGAGTGTGTGTAGCACCCCACAGTTTACCACACAATGTGCCCAGCAGCCCACGGTTTACCAAGGAGTGTGCCCAGCACCCCACAGCTTACCACACAGTACACCCAGCAGCCCACGGTTTACCACAAAGATCCTCCCTGTTCCAACCCCATTTGGTTCCGTGCTTCCACACAGCTCCAGGAGGGAGGCCTCCACACCACCATATTgtagacagggaaactgaggcttggaggggTGTAGTGACTTGCTCCCAGTTCCATGGGGCCAGTCAGGGTCCCGGGATTATCTTGGGGCTCCTGTGTCAGAGTTTGGAGCCTACTGCCCTGTGCCTGCTGCCACCTGTGGTGGGGACAGAGGCTCTGTCTGACCCTGAAGGACTCCTGCAGGGGTGGTTAGTTGCAGGGGGCGGCACCAGCCAGGCCTTGGAGATGGTTAAGTGTGGATGACATGGggcgggtggggggagggagtgtCAGGGGTGGGGACCTGTGTGGCAAAGGTGTGGCACCTCTTCTCAGGAAGTTGACCGTGAGGGCAGTTCTGCCCTCCTGTCTCGTGAG
The window above is part of the Loxodonta africana isolate mLoxAfr1 chromosome 10, mLoxAfr1.hap2, whole genome shotgun sequence genome. Proteins encoded here:
- the CCDC85C gene encoding coiled-coil domain-containing protein 85C translates to MAKPPAAAATAAEELSQVPDEELLRWSKEELARRLRRAEGEKVGLMLEHGGLMRDVNRRLQQHLLEIRGLKDVNQRLQDDNQELRELCCFLDDDRQKGRKLAREWQRFGRHAAGAVWHEVARSQQKLRELEARQEALLRENLELKELLLLVDEERAALAAGAGGGGAGSRSSIDSQASLSGPLAGGTAGAGARDVGDGSSTSSAGSGGSPDHHHHAPPPLLPPGPHKAPDGQAGATRRSLDDLSAPLHHRSIPNGLHDPSSTYIRQLETKVKLLEGDSKLLAQQAGSGEFRTLRKGFSPYHSESQLTSLPPAYQDSLQNGPACPELPSPPSAGYSSTGQKPEAVVHAMKVLEVHENLDRQLQDSCEEDLSEKEKAIVREMCNVVWRKLGDAASSKPSIRQHLSGNQFKGPL